A genomic stretch from Terriglobus sp. RCC_193 includes:
- a CDS encoding carboxypeptidase regulatory-like domain-containing protein yields MKLNLFALVTAVTPALALSAAAGAQSKCTPLSGLVHDSTAAIIPGASVQIDDTAPVLGDAAGRFHIACVPAGRHTLQVTFSGFAPLMMPVTLPHASELSLTLQPQEVQTTVDVADTDDDNPAAVNSATATGPSQTISGKRLQSLADDPDDLLRQLQQMAAAAGGAPGNTTISIDGFVSGDNNSTLPPKSSIAYIKVNPDLFSAEYRNPPFGGGQVQIYTKPGQPSYHGALFATNSSAWMNARDPFAVSRAALGKQRYGFELTGPIRKKGSDFVLNLEHRTVDNFAAINAVTVDASGNLTPVLANVPTTQSRWIGMAKVDWQLNDKNTFIVSFNAWHNDQQNMGAGGTTLPENAYANKQYDHTLHITNVTVISPKIMHEARLGFEFDGKDQTPNSLKPQLQVAGAFTGGGNTNGAFRDHEVDVEFDDDAIINLDKHLLKFGIQSEVLRERFRYTTNFNGTWLFGGGTAPVLDANHNPTGQTQTITGVEQYVRALNGWAGGSPTQYSNIAGNPTINLSQYRLALFFQDDWKVTPRLHFAWGLRYYTQSKPMVHNNFNPRFGLSWAPDKDSKWTLHAHAGMFSGRFSAHSWAQLLDNDGVQRTTSLIYSPTCSGTFNPDTCNPFTGATPLQSIRNVEPHLPNLFFSIQNLGFSHTMGKNWSISADYYIAQLWHYTRTQNINSPLNGQPLGPRPLQQNVNILQWQSNGRGYGNVIFLGLSNQSLKYIQFSAGSVRVNVIDDTNDSPFYTPQRTGSNVGEYARRSGNALWEVFGNATAKLPYAMQLSANLNSQGDTPFNLTTGFDNNGDGNFNDRPFIASTGTPICSATIATNCAYQTQYGLLGTSGTGATIGRNAGVQPWTFYLDTNLQRTFKLTHNAKAEHPQSLTANIRSSNVLNHLNVTNVGSVVGSPTFGRATQGDNGRRIEGGLRYSF; encoded by the coding sequence GTGAAACTGAATTTGTTCGCCCTGGTTACGGCGGTTACACCCGCGCTTGCACTCTCTGCTGCGGCAGGCGCGCAGTCCAAATGCACGCCGCTTTCCGGCCTGGTGCATGACTCCACCGCCGCCATCATCCCCGGGGCGTCGGTACAAATTGACGACACCGCCCCCGTCCTCGGCGATGCCGCAGGCCGCTTCCATATCGCCTGCGTGCCTGCAGGCCGCCATACGCTCCAGGTCACCTTCAGCGGCTTCGCCCCCCTGATGATGCCCGTCACACTCCCTCACGCCAGCGAACTCTCCCTCACACTGCAGCCACAAGAAGTACAAACCACCGTCGACGTCGCGGACACGGACGACGACAATCCCGCCGCAGTCAATTCCGCTACGGCCACCGGCCCCAGCCAGACCATCTCCGGCAAGCGCCTGCAATCCCTCGCGGATGACCCCGACGACCTGCTGCGCCAGCTCCAGCAAATGGCCGCAGCCGCAGGCGGCGCCCCCGGCAACACCACCATCTCCATCGACGGCTTCGTCAGCGGCGACAACAACTCCACGCTCCCGCCGAAATCTTCCATCGCCTACATCAAGGTCAACCCCGATCTCTTCTCCGCCGAATATCGCAACCCTCCCTTCGGCGGCGGACAGGTCCAGATCTATACCAAGCCCGGCCAACCGTCGTATCACGGCGCTCTCTTCGCCACCAATTCCAGCGCATGGATGAATGCGCGTGATCCCTTCGCCGTCAGCCGCGCCGCACTTGGCAAGCAGCGCTACGGCTTTGAACTCACCGGCCCCATCCGCAAAAAAGGGTCAGACTTCGTTCTCAACCTGGAGCACCGCACCGTCGACAACTTCGCCGCCATCAACGCCGTCACCGTCGACGCGTCCGGCAACCTGACGCCCGTCCTCGCCAACGTACCCACCACACAAAGCCGCTGGATCGGCATGGCGAAAGTCGACTGGCAACTTAACGACAAGAACACCTTCATCGTCAGCTTCAACGCATGGCACAACGACCAGCAGAACATGGGCGCGGGCGGCACCACGCTCCCTGAAAACGCCTACGCCAACAAGCAGTACGATCACACACTCCACATCACCAACGTGACCGTCATCTCGCCCAAGATCATGCATGAAGCCCGCCTCGGCTTCGAGTTTGACGGCAAGGACCAGACCCCGAACTCCCTCAAGCCCCAGCTTCAGGTCGCCGGCGCATTCACCGGCGGTGGCAACACCAATGGTGCCTTCCGCGACCACGAGGTCGACGTCGAGTTCGACGACGACGCCATCATCAACCTCGACAAGCATCTCCTCAAATTCGGCATCCAGTCTGAGGTCCTCCGCGAGCGCTTCCGTTACACCACCAACTTCAACGGCACATGGCTCTTCGGTGGCGGCACCGCACCCGTCCTCGATGCCAACCACAACCCCACCGGCCAAACGCAGACCATCACCGGCGTCGAGCAGTACGTGCGCGCGCTCAATGGCTGGGCAGGCGGCTCGCCCACGCAGTATTCCAACATCGCCGGCAACCCCACCATCAACCTGTCGCAGTACCGCCTCGCCCTCTTCTTCCAGGACGATTGGAAGGTTACGCCGCGTCTCCACTTCGCGTGGGGCCTGCGTTATTACACGCAGAGCAAGCCCATGGTGCATAACAACTTCAATCCGCGCTTCGGCCTCTCGTGGGCGCCGGACAAAGACTCCAAATGGACACTGCATGCACACGCCGGCATGTTCTCCGGCCGCTTCTCTGCACATAGCTGGGCGCAGTTGCTGGACAACGACGGTGTCCAGCGCACCACCAGCCTCATTTACTCACCAACCTGCTCCGGCACCTTCAACCCCGACACCTGCAACCCATTCACCGGAGCCACACCGCTTCAGTCCATCCGTAACGTGGAACCGCACCTGCCCAACCTGTTCTTCAGCATTCAGAACCTGGGCTTCAGCCACACTATGGGTAAAAACTGGTCCATCTCTGCGGACTACTACATCGCGCAACTGTGGCATTACACACGCACACAGAACATCAACTCGCCTCTGAACGGCCAGCCGCTGGGCCCGCGTCCTCTGCAGCAGAACGTCAACATCCTTCAGTGGCAATCGAACGGTCGCGGTTACGGCAACGTCATCTTCCTCGGCCTCTCCAATCAAAGCCTGAAGTACATCCAGTTCTCCGCAGGCAGTGTGCGAGTGAATGTCATTGACGACACCAACGACAGTCCCTTCTACACGCCGCAGCGCACCGGCTCGAACGTAGGCGAATACGCACGCCGCTCCGGCAACGCTCTATGGGAAGTCTTCGGCAACGCCACCGCGAAACTGCCATACGCCATGCAGCTCAGCGCCAACCTCAACTCACAGGGCGACACGCCGTTCAACCTCACCACCGGCTTTGACAACAACGGCGACGGCAACTTCAACGACCGTCCCTTCATCGCCTCCACCGGCACGCCCATCTGCTCCGCCACGATCGCAACCAACTGCGCCTACCAGACGCAATACGGCCTGCTCGGCACCTCAGGCACAGGCGCCACCATCGGCCGCAACGCAGGCGTCCAGCCCTGGACCTTCTATCTGGACACTAACCTGCAGCGCACCTTCAAACTCACGCACAATGCCAAGGCGGAACATCCGCAATCGCTCACGGCAAACATCCGCAGCTCCAACGTGCTGAACCATCTCAACGTCACCAACGTAGGCAGCGTCGTAGGTTCACCTACCTTCGGCCGAGCCACCCAGGGCGACAATGGTCGACGCATCGAAGGCGGCCTTCGCTACAGCTTCTAA
- a CDS encoding cytochrome c, producing the protein MKSIAWFAVASVVAGSLLPLSLRVHAQKNAGESLPVWAWPLLPPGTSSAPGVRPAGEVKHVPGSSASYTDKEIPSLFLVPDWFPQEHPAMPQVVAVGRAPGVNACGHCHLPTGMGRPENMSVAGLPKGYMMEQMADFRDGLRKSSEPRFGSTEHMILTVQHATPEEIEAGVDYFASLKPVKWIRVVETDRVPVTKVGALMMVVADAAKTEPIGDRVLEVPEDLEQTELRNPHLGFVAYVPVGSLKKGKALTQTCVACHGKDLRGVGDVPSIAGRSPSQMTRQLIDFQTGARNGKHAVMMKPVVQGMTLPQMVAITGYLASLRP; encoded by the coding sequence GTGAAATCCATTGCATGGTTTGCTGTTGCCAGTGTGGTTGCGGGTTCTCTGCTGCCTTTGTCTCTTCGTGTTCATGCGCAGAAGAATGCGGGTGAATCGCTGCCGGTGTGGGCGTGGCCGTTGTTGCCGCCCGGTACGTCTTCTGCGCCCGGAGTGCGGCCTGCCGGTGAAGTGAAGCATGTTCCCGGCAGTTCGGCTTCGTATACGGATAAAGAGATTCCGAGCCTGTTTCTGGTGCCGGACTGGTTTCCGCAGGAGCATCCGGCGATGCCACAGGTGGTGGCGGTGGGGCGTGCGCCGGGTGTAAATGCGTGTGGGCATTGCCATCTGCCGACGGGCATGGGACGGCCCGAAAACATGAGCGTGGCCGGGCTGCCGAAGGGCTACATGATGGAGCAGATGGCGGACTTTCGTGATGGTTTGCGGAAGTCGTCGGAGCCTCGTTTTGGATCGACGGAACACATGATTCTGACGGTGCAACATGCCACGCCGGAGGAGATTGAGGCCGGTGTGGACTACTTCGCTTCGTTGAAGCCGGTGAAGTGGATCCGCGTGGTGGAGACGGATCGTGTGCCAGTGACGAAGGTGGGTGCGTTGATGATGGTGGTTGCCGATGCTGCGAAGACAGAGCCGATTGGCGATCGTGTGCTGGAAGTGCCGGAGGACCTGGAGCAGACGGAGTTGCGCAATCCTCACTTGGGATTTGTGGCGTATGTGCCGGTGGGTTCGTTGAAAAAGGGAAAAGCACTGACGCAGACTTGCGTTGCCTGTCATGGGAAGGATCTGCGTGGTGTGGGCGATGTGCCGTCGATCGCAGGCAGGTCACCGAGCCAGATGACACGGCAGTTGATTGATTTTCAGACGGGCGCGCGCAACGGAAAACATGCCGTGATGATGAAGCCGGTGGTGCAGGGGATGACGTTGCCGCAGATGGTGGCGATAACGGGATACCTGGCATCGCTTCGGCCCTGA
- the pstA gene encoding phosphate ABC transporter permease PstA, translated as MASPAYPPKRRRVVNAVMLTLTGLCTLLVVSVLFFILGYLAWHGARSLNWDFFTKLPAPVGQEGGGMANALIGSLKMLLIASAIGIPIGMLAGIYLAEFGRGWLSGLVRYMTDLLNGVPSIVMGIFVYTLVVLPMRHFSTLAGGIALGIMMIPIALRSTEEFLCGVPNSMRESGLALGASKAQTVFTVIVPAAITGIVTGIMLNLARVAGETAPLLFTAFGNQFWSRGVNEPTASLPVMIFNYAISPYEDWHRQAWAAGFVLLMAVLAINIVARLILQRGRRVSR; from the coding sequence ATGGCGTCGCCTGCGTATCCTCCGAAACGCCGCCGGGTGGTGAACGCGGTGATGCTCACGTTGACCGGGCTTTGCACGCTGCTGGTGGTGAGTGTGCTGTTCTTCATCCTGGGCTATCTTGCGTGGCATGGCGCGCGTTCGCTGAACTGGGACTTCTTCACAAAGCTGCCTGCTCCTGTTGGACAGGAGGGCGGTGGCATGGCGAATGCACTTATCGGTTCGCTGAAGATGCTGCTGATTGCGAGCGCGATTGGTATTCCCATCGGCATGCTGGCCGGGATTTATCTTGCGGAGTTTGGACGCGGTTGGCTGTCGGGGCTGGTGCGTTACATGACCGACCTGCTGAATGGTGTGCCGTCGATTGTGATGGGCATCTTTGTGTACACGCTGGTGGTGCTGCCGATGCGGCATTTCTCCACTCTGGCGGGTGGCATTGCGCTGGGCATCATGATGATTCCGATTGCGCTGCGGTCGACGGAAGAGTTTCTGTGTGGTGTGCCGAACAGTATGCGTGAGAGTGGATTGGCTCTTGGCGCGAGCAAGGCGCAGACCGTGTTCACGGTGATTGTGCCTGCGGCGATTACGGGTATTGTTACGGGCATCATGCTGAACCTGGCGCGTGTGGCGGGCGAGACGGCTCCGCTGTTGTTCACGGCGTTTGGTAACCAGTTCTGGAGCAGGGGCGTGAACGAGCCGACGGCTTCGCTGCCGGTAATGATTTTTAACTACGCGATTTCACCGTATGAGGATTGGCATCGGCAGGCGTGGGCCGCGGGCTTTGTGTTGTTGATGGCGGTGCTGGCGATCAACATTGTGGCGCGTTTGATTTTGCAGCGCGGACGACGGGTGAGCCGATGA
- the pstS gene encoding phosphate ABC transporter substrate-binding protein PstS: MDRSGSDTQVSFENLGDQILIRTLAFMVCSWRWATVGQAFRVRRCWQAARAWVRLLDFRFFSGVVLLRRVAGMCALLLWIGCGAVAAAQQMTLTGAGSTFAYPLYSKWAAEYLKTHPRIQVNYQSIGSGGGIRQVSIGTVDFGGTDGPMTDSQLAEARNKLNGASILHFPTALGAAVPVYNLPGVSAELNFTPAALAGIFLGTIQKWNDPAIAQANPGVKLPNEFILVIHRADGSGTSFLWVDYLAKVNPAFAAKVRVSTSPHWPVGLGGKGNEGVAGLVRQMPNSIGYVELVYALNSHMLYGRIQNREGQFVKADLNSVSAAATAMSKLMPADFRADITNPPGVGSYPVCSFTWMLLPTKMADRAKGAALKEFLTWGLTEGQRYGAALSYAPLSKDIVDRELQALKLLQY, from the coding sequence TTGGATCGCTCTGGGAGCGATACCCAGGTTAGCTTCGAGAACCTGGGCGACCAGATCCTGATCCGTACTCTGGCGTTCATGGTGTGTTCATGGCGATGGGCTACTGTGGGGCAGGCGTTCCGTGTGAGACGATGTTGGCAGGCGGCGCGGGCGTGGGTTCGGCTGCTGGATTTCCGTTTTTTCTCAGGGGTGGTTTTGCTTCGTCGGGTCGCAGGGATGTGCGCTCTGCTGTTGTGGATTGGCTGTGGCGCGGTTGCCGCGGCACAACAGATGACGCTGACCGGAGCAGGCTCGACCTTTGCCTATCCTCTGTATTCCAAATGGGCTGCCGAGTATCTGAAGACGCATCCGCGGATCCAGGTGAATTACCAGAGCATTGGCTCCGGTGGTGGCATTCGGCAGGTGAGCATTGGCACCGTGGATTTTGGCGGTACCGATGGGCCGATGACGGATTCGCAGTTGGCCGAGGCGCGGAACAAATTGAATGGCGCCAGCATTCTGCACTTCCCGACGGCTTTGGGTGCGGCTGTGCCGGTTTATAACCTGCCTGGAGTTTCGGCGGAGCTGAACTTTACCCCGGCGGCGCTGGCGGGGATTTTTCTGGGAACGATTCAGAAGTGGAATGATCCGGCGATTGCGCAGGCGAATCCTGGCGTGAAGCTGCCGAATGAGTTCATCCTGGTAATTCATCGCGCGGATGGCAGCGGGACCTCGTTCCTGTGGGTGGATTACCTGGCGAAGGTGAACCCGGCGTTCGCGGCGAAGGTGCGGGTGTCCACGTCGCCGCATTGGCCGGTGGGGCTGGGCGGCAAGGGGAATGAGGGCGTTGCCGGGCTGGTGCGGCAGATGCCGAATTCGATCGGCTATGTGGAACTGGTCTATGCGTTGAACAGCCACATGCTGTACGGCAGGATTCAGAATCGCGAGGGGCAGTTTGTTAAGGCGGATCTGAATTCGGTGTCGGCGGCGGCTACGGCAATGTCGAAGCTGATGCCTGCGGATTTTCGCGCGGACATTACGAACCCACCGGGAGTGGGCAGCTATCCTGTGTGCAGCTTTACGTGGATGCTGTTGCCGACGAAGATGGCGGATCGCGCAAAGGGCGCGGCGCTGAAAGAGTTTTTGACGTGGGGTTTGACGGAAGGGCAGCGGTATGGAGCTGCGCTTTCGTATGCGCCGCTGTCGAAGGATATTGTGGATCGCGAGTTGCAGGCGCTGAAGCTGCTGCAGTACTGA
- a CDS encoding spinster family MFS transporter, translating to MTAETKANAKAATVALVLLTSLNLVNYIDRYILPGVQEMIKAEFHVSDERIGALTMYFFLTYIIAAPLTGWLGDHFPRKPLIVIGALLWSGTNLFTAMVHNFDGLLFRHAALGIGEASFGIYGPALLSDYYPPSQRNRALTIFNVAIPVGAALGYSFGGWVGQNHGWRSAFYISAIPGVLIAVVILFFLREPERGESDTRSEKKKSSAVLDLLKNPAYLTATMGYAMTTFTIGGISAWIPSFLQREAGMSATSAGFSVGAITAVTGILGTAIGGWWAQRWLRTDHRALYWVCAIGPALCIPFALLCFFGPKSFMLPSLAIAELALFLGSGPVNAAIVNSVSARVRATALAGQLFLIHLFGDVPSPRIIGFVSDHSNLHIGLGVSVIALVASSILQWGGARFAPRDTSTASPIPQHS from the coding sequence ATGACCGCAGAGACTAAAGCCAACGCAAAAGCCGCCACCGTCGCGTTGGTGCTGCTCACCTCGCTCAACCTCGTCAACTATATTGACCGCTACATCCTGCCCGGCGTGCAGGAGATGATCAAGGCAGAGTTCCACGTCTCCGACGAGCGCATCGGCGCTCTGACCATGTATTTCTTCCTCACCTACATCATCGCGGCGCCGCTCACCGGCTGGCTGGGCGACCACTTCCCCCGCAAGCCCCTCATCGTCATCGGCGCTCTGCTCTGGAGCGGCACCAATCTCTTCACTGCAATGGTGCATAACTTCGACGGCCTGCTCTTCCGCCATGCCGCACTCGGCATCGGCGAAGCCAGCTTCGGCATCTACGGCCCAGCGCTTCTCAGCGACTACTACCCGCCCTCGCAACGCAACCGCGCCCTCACCATCTTCAACGTCGCCATCCCTGTCGGCGCGGCGCTTGGCTACAGCTTCGGCGGATGGGTCGGCCAGAATCACGGCTGGCGCTCGGCGTTTTACATCTCCGCCATCCCCGGTGTCCTCATCGCAGTTGTCATCCTGTTCTTTCTGCGTGAACCGGAACGCGGCGAATCCGACACCCGCAGCGAAAAGAAAAAGTCCTCCGCAGTCCTCGACCTGCTGAAAAACCCCGCCTACCTCACCGCCACGATGGGCTACGCCATGACCACCTTCACCATCGGCGGCATCAGCGCATGGATTCCCAGCTTCCTCCAGCGTGAAGCGGGTATGTCCGCCACATCGGCGGGCTTCTCCGTGGGAGCCATCACCGCCGTAACCGGCATTCTCGGCACAGCCATCGGCGGATGGTGGGCGCAGCGATGGCTCAGGACCGACCACCGCGCTCTCTACTGGGTCTGCGCCATCGGTCCGGCCCTGTGCATCCCGTTCGCACTGCTCTGCTTCTTCGGACCAAAGTCGTTCATGCTGCCATCGCTGGCCATCGCAGAACTGGCACTCTTCCTCGGCAGCGGCCCAGTCAACGCGGCCATTGTGAACTCGGTCAGCGCACGCGTCCGCGCCACCGCCCTTGCGGGTCAACTCTTCCTCATCCACCTCTTCGGCGACGTGCCATCGCCACGCATCATCGGCTTCGTCAGCGACCACAGCAATCTGCACATCGGCCTCGGCGTGTCCGTCATCGCACTGGTCGCGTCGTCCATTTTGCAATGGGGAGGAGCACGCTTCGCACCCCGCGACACCTCCACAGCATCCCCCATCCCGCAACATTCCTGA
- a CDS encoding DUF503 domain-containing protein produces MPIATLTIEIAIEHAQSLKDRRQVVRSLKDKLRHGFNISVAELDETPMWNRATIGIAAIHSSRDYLQGQLHEVEDAVNRLATGLGANVLDTQIDILD; encoded by the coding sequence ATGCCCATCGCCACGCTCACCATCGAAATCGCCATTGAGCACGCGCAATCCCTCAAGGACCGCCGTCAGGTCGTGCGTTCATTAAAGGACAAACTCCGCCACGGCTTCAACATCTCCGTAGCCGAACTCGACGAAACACCCATGTGGAACCGCGCCACCATCGGCATCGCAGCCATCCACAGCAGTCGCGACTACCTCCAGGGCCAGCTCCACGAAGTAGAAGACGCCGTCAACCGCCTGGCCACAGGCCTGGGAGCAAACGTCCTCGACACCCAGATCGACATCCTCGACTAA
- the pstB gene encoding phosphate ABC transporter ATP-binding protein PstB, whose product MASAGVGRGLCVVDGGAGDQHCGAFDFAARTTGEPMSSLASVFVPQGAVAEDFLHPQFTARDVNFYYGGFHALHDISIVFPARKVTALIGPSGCGKSTFLRILNRMYETVPHTRISGDVLLGEQNLFDFDSIVLRRKVGMVFQKPMPFFKTIYDNVAYGLRVNHIVSRGDIDARVEQSLRRAALWNEVKDRLHSSALGLSGGQQQRLCIARALAIDPEVLLMDEPCSALDPIATAKIEELMVELKEQCTIITVTHNMLQAARVADYTGFFMAGRLMEFDASRVIFQRPARRETEEYVTGRFG is encoded by the coding sequence TTGGCATCGGCAGGCGTGGGCCGCGGGCTTTGTGTTGTTGATGGCGGTGCTGGCGATCAACATTGTGGCGCGTTTGATTTTGCAGCGCGGACGACGGGTGAGCCGATGAGTTCGCTGGCGAGTGTGTTTGTGCCGCAGGGTGCGGTAGCGGAGGATTTTCTGCATCCGCAGTTCACGGCACGCGATGTGAATTTTTATTACGGTGGCTTTCATGCATTGCATGACATTTCGATTGTGTTTCCTGCACGAAAAGTTACGGCACTGATTGGGCCTTCAGGCTGCGGCAAATCGACGTTCCTGCGCATTCTGAACCGCATGTATGAGACGGTGCCGCACACGCGTATCTCTGGCGATGTGTTGCTGGGCGAGCAGAACCTGTTTGACTTTGATTCAATTGTGCTGCGCCGCAAGGTGGGTATGGTGTTTCAGAAGCCCATGCCGTTCTTTAAGACAATCTATGACAACGTGGCGTATGGGCTGCGGGTGAATCATATTGTGAGCCGCGGCGATATCGATGCACGTGTGGAGCAGAGCCTGCGGCGTGCGGCGCTGTGGAATGAAGTGAAGGATCGTTTGCATTCATCGGCACTTGGATTGAGCGGCGGACAGCAGCAGCGACTTTGCATTGCGCGTGCGCTGGCGATTGATCCGGAGGTGTTGCTGATGGATGAGCCGTGCTCGGCGCTTGATCCGATTGCAACAGCGAAGATTGAAGAGTTGATGGTGGAGTTGAAGGAACAGTGCACCATCATTACCGTGACGCACAACATGCTGCAGGCGGCGCGTGTGGCGGATTACACGGGATTCTTCATGGCGGGAAGGCTGATGGAGTTTGATGCTTCGCGTGTGATCTTCCAGCGGCCTGCGCGGCGCGAGACGGAAGAGTATGTGACCGGTCGCTTCGGCTGA
- the pstC gene encoding phosphate ABC transporter permease subunit PstC: MTTTETSSEMVAQRAGAMKLSFTERLRKGDEAAYLITICAALTVVLITGLLAQHLWVNSALSRHQSGWHFLWSSDWDPGSEIFGALPFIYGTLVTSVLSLAIAIPIGLGAAIFLAEMAPRSVSDVLTFLVELLAAVPSVIFGLLGIFVLVPILSNYVVPPLRALFGWLPIFQGAFYGVSYFSASVVLAIMIVPFIVSISREVLLSVPASQREAMMALGATKWDVTWRAVVPYASRGIMGSVFLALARALGETMAVTMVIGNVPDVHLSLLAPGYTIASVIANEFTEATGDLYIHALIELGLVLFVTTMLINAAARLLMLRFKVQEVNA, from the coding sequence ATGACAACCACAGAGACATCGTCGGAGATGGTTGCGCAGCGTGCGGGAGCGATGAAGTTGTCGTTCACGGAGCGACTGCGCAAGGGCGATGAGGCGGCCTATCTGATTACCATTTGCGCTGCGCTGACGGTGGTTTTGATTACCGGGTTGCTGGCGCAGCACCTGTGGGTGAATTCGGCGCTCTCGCGGCATCAGTCAGGATGGCATTTTCTTTGGAGCAGCGATTGGGACCCGGGCAGCGAGATTTTCGGCGCTCTGCCGTTTATCTATGGGACGCTTGTTACCAGCGTGCTGTCGCTGGCGATTGCGATTCCAATTGGATTGGGTGCGGCAATTTTTCTGGCGGAGATGGCACCTCGGAGTGTGAGCGATGTGCTCACGTTCCTGGTAGAACTGCTGGCGGCTGTGCCGAGTGTGATCTTCGGGTTGCTGGGTATCTTTGTGCTGGTGCCAATCCTGAGCAACTACGTGGTGCCGCCGCTACGCGCATTGTTTGGTTGGTTACCTATCTTTCAGGGCGCGTTCTATGGCGTGAGTTATTTCTCCGCGTCGGTGGTGCTGGCGATCATGATTGTGCCGTTCATTGTGTCGATCTCGCGCGAGGTGCTGTTAAGTGTGCCGGCATCGCAGCGTGAGGCGATGATGGCGCTGGGCGCGACGAAGTGGGATGTGACGTGGCGCGCGGTGGTTCCGTATGCCAGTCGCGGCATTATGGGCAGCGTGTTTCTGGCGCTGGCGCGTGCGCTGGGCGAGACGATGGCCGTGACCATGGTGATTGGTAATGTGCCGGATGTGCATCTGTCGCTGCTGGCGCCGGGATACACGATTGCGTCTGTGATTGCGAATGAGTTCACCGAGGCGACGGGCGATCTTTATATTCACGCGCTGATTGAGCTTGGTTTGGTGCTTTTTGTGACGACCATGCTAATTAATGCAGCTGCGCGTCTACTGATGCTGCGTTTTAAGGTGCAGGAGGTGAATGCGTGA